A stretch of the Vagococcus xieshaowenii genome encodes the following:
- a CDS encoding DMT family transporter, with protein MNKNWLMILVAGIVEVGWVIGLKHSSNLLEHLLTIIAIFMSFYLLIKASQQLAVGTAYAVFVGIGTTGTILMDTLLFGSSLSVIKVLLIVLLLVGVMGLKVLSDHSEGGH; from the coding sequence GTGAACAAGAATTGGTTAATGATTTTAGTGGCAGGAATTGTCGAAGTAGGATGGGTGATAGGGTTAAAACATTCTAGTAACTTATTAGAACATTTATTAACAATTATCGCTATTTTTATGAGTTTTTATTTACTAATTAAGGCTAGCCAACAATTGGCTGTGGGAACTGCGTATGCAGTATTCGTAGGGATTGGGACAACAGGTACTATCTTAATGGATACGTTATTATTTGGTAGTTCTTTATCAGTGATTAAAGTATTATTGATTGTCTTGTTATTAGTAGGGGTCATGGGACTTAAAGTATTGAGTGATCATTCGGAAGGAGGGCATTAA
- a CDS encoding beta-glucoside-specific PTS transporter subunit IIABC: protein MSNKQLAMDVLEAVGGQENVKSVVHCATRLRFKLNDESKAKTDVLNQHPGVIKVVQSGGQYQVVIGSHVSDVFEELEGLGNFGGSSSNATESNDGETFVGKAIDIISSIFTPFLGVLAGSGVLKGLLNLCLALGWLDTQSGTYQLLNAASDGIFYFMPIVLALTAARKFKTNEYLALVLSMAMLYPGFVEYAAGIEAANGSLTFLGLPVIFKAAIGYKSTVIPIILAVWLQSYVEKFAKKIVPNFLRTFGVALITLLIMVPLTYLVIGPIGLVVGQVIGNAFKTIYTTSDLLAGAVLGGFWQVLVIFGMHWGLVPVTLQNLSTTGMDNMIPMSLAGVLAQAGAAFGVFLKTKDQNLKGIAGSGALAGLFGITEPTVYGVTLPLKRPFIFACIGGAIGGAIVGANGVISYAFGQSMLTLPSFINKETGDTSKMVIAAIAYVIAIAFAAIMTYFFGNVNGKNKEVTQESVTTKEEVGTKETKANETFVSPLNGQMINLVDVEDAVFSSGAMGQGVAIEPTEGKLFAPIDGEIALLFPTGHAIGMKTTDGAEILMHIGMDTVELNGEGFTAHVAQGDQVKAGQLLIEFDIDFIKSKGKPTVTPIVVTNSAEYNNVTVAEPKAIEAGEEIFTVEK from the coding sequence ATGAGTAATAAACAATTGGCAATGGACGTATTAGAAGCAGTTGGCGGACAAGAAAATGTTAAGTCTGTCGTTCACTGTGCTACACGTTTACGTTTTAAATTAAATGACGAATCAAAAGCAAAAACAGATGTATTAAATCAACATCCAGGAGTCATTAAAGTGGTTCAAAGTGGTGGACAATATCAAGTAGTAATTGGTAGCCATGTGAGTGATGTATTTGAAGAATTAGAAGGTCTAGGAAATTTTGGTGGGTCTTCTTCTAACGCAACAGAATCAAATGATGGAGAAACCTTTGTAGGAAAAGCAATTGATATTATTTCTTCTATTTTTACTCCTTTCTTAGGTGTTCTAGCTGGTTCTGGTGTGTTAAAAGGACTATTAAATTTATGTTTAGCTTTAGGTTGGTTAGACACACAATCTGGGACCTATCAATTATTAAATGCAGCATCAGATGGTATTTTCTACTTTATGCCGATTGTATTAGCACTTACAGCAGCACGTAAATTTAAAACAAATGAATATTTAGCTTTAGTATTATCAATGGCGATGTTATATCCAGGATTTGTTGAATATGCAGCAGGAATTGAAGCAGCAAATGGCAGCTTAACTTTTTTAGGCTTACCAGTTATTTTTAAAGCTGCTATTGGTTATAAATCAACAGTTATTCCTATTATTTTAGCTGTTTGGTTACAAAGTTATGTGGAAAAATTTGCAAAAAAAATTGTACCAAATTTCTTAAGAACATTTGGGGTGGCATTAATAACGTTACTAATTATGGTGCCATTAACATATTTAGTTATTGGACCTATTGGTTTAGTAGTCGGACAAGTAATCGGAAATGCATTTAAAACTATTTACACAACATCAGATCTTTTAGCCGGTGCTGTTTTAGGTGGATTCTGGCAAGTCCTAGTGATCTTTGGTATGCACTGGGGATTAGTGCCTGTTACCTTACAAAATTTATCGACAACAGGTATGGATAATATGATTCCTATGTCACTAGCGGGTGTATTAGCGCAAGCTGGCGCAGCATTTGGAGTTTTCTTAAAAACTAAAGATCAAAACTTAAAAGGTATTGCAGGTTCAGGCGCTTTAGCAGGTTTATTTGGGATTACTGAGCCAACGGTTTATGGTGTAACATTACCTCTTAAACGTCCATTTATCTTCGCATGTATTGGTGGAGCTATTGGTGGAGCTATCGTAGGCGCAAATGGTGTTATATCTTATGCATTCGGTCAAAGTATGTTAACCTTACCAAGTTTTATTAATAAAGAAACAGGCGACACGTCTAAAATGGTGATCGCTGCAATCGCATATGTAATTGCAATTGCTTTTGCTGCAATCATGACATATTTCTTTGGAAACGTTAATGGAAAAAATAAAGAAGTGACTCAAGAATCAGTTACAACAAAAGAAGAAGTTGGCACAAAAGAAACAAAGGCTAATGAAACATTTGTGAGCCCATTAAATGGTCAAATGATCAATTTAGTTGATGTTGAAGACGCAGTATTTAGTTCAGGTGCAATGGGACAAGGTGTCGCTATTGAACCAACTGAAGGTAAATTATTTGCACCAATTGATGGTGAAATTGCATTATTATTCCCTACAGGTCACGCAATTGGTATGAAAACAACTGATGGTGCAGAAATCTTAATGCACATCGGCATGGATACCGTTGAATTAAACGGCGAAGGTTTTACAGCGCATGTTGCACAAGGGGATCAAGTGAAAGCTGGTCAATTATTAATTGAATTTGATATTGATTTTATTAAATCTAAAGGTAAACCGACTGTCACGCCAATTGTTGTAACTAATTCAGCTGAATACAATAACGTAACAGTTGCCGAACCAAAAGCAATCGAAGCTGGCGAAGAAATATTCACAGTAGAAAAATAG
- a CDS encoding phosphatase PAP2 family protein: MILLLLISLVIFIGMIRGVKHNQTTQLDEQVMTFALSHRTFFWTVMMKLFTELGKPIPIAIICLSNYFYFSKDTIFGKQLIITVIVGMVAAYFVKISVKRTRPDEHRLVQEKDYSFPSYHALGAAMVYFSIAAESINYGLKHALMASIICVICFFMIGYSRVYLGIHYISDVIAGWSLGVMIVCLVNFYYAI; encoded by the coding sequence ATGATTCTGTTATTACTAATAAGTTTAGTGATTTTTATAGGAATGATACGAGGTGTTAAACATAATCAAACGACTCAATTAGATGAACAAGTGATGACGTTTGCTTTGAGTCACCGTACGTTTTTTTGGACGGTTATGATGAAACTATTTACTGAATTAGGTAAACCAATTCCAATAGCGATTATTTGTTTGTCTAATTATTTTTATTTTTCAAAAGATACAATATTTGGTAAGCAATTGATAATAACGGTAATAGTCGGCATGGTCGCTGCTTATTTTGTGAAAATTTCGGTCAAGAGAACACGCCCTGATGAGCATCGATTAGTACAAGAAAAAGATTATAGTTTTCCTAGTTACCATGCATTGGGAGCAGCGATGGTTTATTTTTCAATTGCAGCTGAATCAATTAACTATGGATTAAAGCATGCACTAATGGCGAGTATTATCTGTGTTATATGCTTTTTTATGATAGGTTATAGTCGTGTTTATTTAGGTATTCATTATATTAGTGATGTGATTGCAGGGTGGAGTTTAGGGGTAATGATAGTCTGCTTAGTTAACTTTTATTATGCAATCTGA
- a CDS encoding glycoside hydrolase family 1 protein, with translation MVKFPTNFLWGGATAANQCEGAHLEDGKGLSIADAMPGGKERFKKVFAEDFDWSIDASTNTYPNHTGIDHYHRYEEDIALFAEMGFKSYRFSIAWTRIFPTGLEETPNELGLTHYEKVIETCLKYNIEPVITISHYEMPLHLAKEFGGWQDRRLIDLYVKYAEVVIRRFADKVKYWMTFNEINGALHFPALSLGMVPSTGSTNKQLIFQALHHQFVASAKVVKLAHEINDELKIGMMTIYATGYGMDCHPENQVANMEKGQEINGFCCSVQALGEYPAYTERMFKKYGVQPLEMAEDDLALIKHHTVDYIGLSYYMSTVIDVIDPDAAKVAGNLTGGAKNPHLPTSDWGWQTDAIGLRIGLNELYSTYKKPLFIVENGLGAIDVITEDGKIHDDYRIDYLRQHIEQMALAIADGVDLMGYTPWGCIDLVSASTGEMSKRYGFIYVDKDDNGNGTYNRMKKDSFDWYKQVIATNGEVL, from the coding sequence ATGGTGAAATTTCCAACTAATTTTTTATGGGGTGGCGCAACGGCTGCTAATCAATGTGAGGGCGCTCATTTAGAGGATGGAAAAGGATTATCAATTGCTGATGCGATGCCAGGTGGTAAAGAAAGATTTAAAAAAGTATTCGCAGAAGATTTTGATTGGTCGATTGATGCGTCAACCAATACATACCCAAACCATACGGGAATTGATCATTATCATCGATACGAAGAAGATATTGCCTTATTTGCGGAAATGGGATTTAAGAGCTATCGCTTCTCAATCGCATGGACGCGTATTTTCCCAACTGGTTTAGAAGAAACACCTAATGAGTTAGGTTTAACTCATTATGAGAAAGTGATTGAAACTTGCTTAAAATATAATATTGAACCAGTTATTACTATCTCTCATTACGAAATGCCACTTCATTTAGCAAAAGAATTTGGTGGTTGGCAAGATCGTCGTTTGATTGATTTATATGTGAAGTATGCTGAGGTTGTCATTCGACGTTTTGCTGATAAGGTAAAGTACTGGATGACATTCAATGAAATAAACGGAGCCTTACATTTTCCAGCGCTAAGCTTAGGTATGGTACCTAGCACTGGTTCAACCAATAAGCAATTAATTTTCCAAGCATTGCATCATCAATTTGTGGCATCAGCTAAAGTCGTTAAACTAGCGCATGAAATTAATGATGAGTTAAAAATTGGTATGATGACGATTTACGCAACGGGTTACGGCATGGATTGTCATCCTGAAAATCAAGTGGCAAACATGGAAAAAGGCCAAGAAATCAATGGATTCTGTTGCTCTGTTCAAGCTTTGGGAGAATATCCAGCTTATACTGAACGCATGTTTAAAAAATATGGCGTACAACCGCTTGAAATGGCTGAAGATGATTTAGCTTTAATTAAACATCATACAGTGGATTACATTGGTTTAAGTTACTATATGTCAACAGTCATCGATGTTATTGATCCAGATGCTGCTAAAGTTGCAGGTAACTTAACAGGTGGCGCTAAAAATCCTCATTTACCAACAAGTGATTGGGGTTGGCAAACCGATGCGATAGGTTTAAGAATTGGTTTGAATGAACTATATAGTACATATAAAAAACCATTATTCATTGTTGAAAATGGCTTGGGTGCTATTGATGTCATTACTGAAGATGGCAAAATTCATGATGATTATCGTATTGATTATTTACGTCAACACATTGAACAAATGGCCCTAGCAATTGCTGATGGCGTTGATTTAATGGGTTATACACCATGGGGATGTATTGATTTAGTTAGTGCATCAACTGGTGAAATGTCAAAACGTTACGGTTTTATCTATGTTGATAAAGATGATAATGGTAATGGTACTTATAATCGAATGAAAAAAGATTCATTTGACTGGTACAAACAAGTAATTGCGACTAATGGTGAAGTTTTATAA
- a CDS encoding amidase, translating to MKDAYYWITQLKNKQLSQQELIYDIEQKVKQLNPQLNALITFSSDEAIKSYNQCDNIEETLFLGLPVPLKLLGQNKQGWLDTSASRLFSNYYSPKNNYFVDKVESVGIIPLGQTNSPEFGFKNITDSMLHGVTHNPWQTDYSPGGSSGGAAAVVAAGIFPMAMASDGGGSIRIPASFCGLIGFKPSRGMMPVGPNGWRGWQGASINFGLTISMRDTHLLFHALKGVHPAAPYQPVISSHVPKKNLKIAYCHASPVNTHVSMEAKEALDKTVKQLEQLGHSVVEINYPIDGQQLIRSYYAMNGGETAAMFDNIERSINRSVTIDDMELMSWGIYQYGKKLPAASYVNALQTWDVATFQMERLFETYDVFLSPTTATTAPRIDEVLVSNEIKDRLRRSEEMNETTCAELIEEMFSKSLALTPYTQLANLTGQPAISLPVHVSHQGLPIGVQLMAARGNDELLLSLGKELESQCLFELPSYYS from the coding sequence ATGAAAGATGCCTATTATTGGATTACCCAATTAAAAAATAAACAGCTATCTCAGCAAGAGCTAATTTACGATATAGAACAGAAAGTGAAACAGTTGAATCCTCAACTAAATGCATTGATTACTTTTTCTTCAGATGAGGCCATTAAGTCATATAATCAATGTGATAATATTGAAGAAACGTTATTTTTAGGACTTCCAGTTCCCCTAAAACTATTAGGACAAAATAAACAAGGGTGGTTGGATACCTCTGCTTCAAGGTTATTTTCAAATTATTACTCACCGAAAAATAATTATTTCGTAGATAAAGTAGAAAGTGTTGGAATTATTCCTTTAGGACAAACCAATTCACCTGAATTTGGCTTCAAAAATATTACCGATTCAATGCTTCATGGGGTAACACATAATCCATGGCAAACGGATTATTCTCCAGGTGGTTCTAGTGGAGGGGCAGCGGCAGTTGTAGCAGCAGGTATTTTCCCAATGGCTATGGCAAGTGATGGTGGGGGATCGATAAGAATTCCCGCGTCATTTTGTGGCTTAATTGGTTTTAAGCCTTCTCGTGGGATGATGCCAGTTGGTCCTAATGGTTGGCGTGGCTGGCAAGGAGCCTCTATAAATTTTGGCCTAACGATTTCAATGAGAGACACACATTTATTATTTCACGCCCTAAAAGGTGTTCATCCAGCTGCCCCTTATCAACCCGTTATTAGCTCTCATGTACCGAAAAAAAATCTTAAAATTGCGTACTGCCATGCTTCGCCAGTTAACACTCATGTGTCGATGGAAGCTAAAGAAGCACTTGATAAAACAGTTAAGCAACTAGAACAACTAGGCCATTCTGTCGTTGAAATTAACTATCCTATAGACGGACAACAACTTATTCGTAGTTATTATGCAATGAATGGTGGAGAAACAGCGGCCATGTTTGACAATATAGAAAGAAGTATTAATCGAAGTGTCACCATAGATGATATGGAACTGATGTCTTGGGGAATCTATCAATATGGGAAAAAACTTCCTGCTGCTAGCTATGTTAATGCGTTGCAAACATGGGATGTAGCAACATTTCAAATGGAAAGATTATTTGAAACGTACGATGTCTTTTTATCACCCACAACGGCGACCACTGCACCAAGGATTGATGAAGTATTAGTATCGAATGAAATAAAGGATAGATTAAGAAGAAGTGAGGAAATGAACGAGACAACCTGTGCTGAATTAATTGAAGAAATGTTTTCAAAAAGCTTGGCATTAACACCTTATACACAATTGGCCAATTTAACCGGACAACCAGCAATTAGTTTACCTGTACATGTTAGTCACCAAGGATTACCAATAGGCGTTCAATTGATGGCTGCTCGAGGAAATGATGAGTTATTATTATCGTTAGGGAAAGAGTTAGAAAGTCAGTGTTTATTTGAATTACCTTCTTATTATTCATAA
- a CDS encoding DUF1093 domain-containing protein: MKKLFGLIVVLLLAFGGYKVWDYYQSTYVGQDYYGVISDPLPELTTIKDVSGNPLGDGYKYQVTSYDKDGKARQLEFDVITTGKYKDGAAYEAGTIIKFNASEKRIIKKAVISIDDVPNNIKNKLQ, encoded by the coding sequence ATGAAAAAATTATTTGGATTAATTGTTGTATTATTATTAGCTTTTGGTGGTTATAAAGTTTGGGATTATTACCAATCAACTTATGTTGGACAAGATTATTATGGAGTTATTAGTGATCCACTTCCTGAATTAACCACTATCAAGGACGTTAGCGGAAATCCCCTAGGTGATGGCTATAAATATCAAGTAACTAGCTATGATAAAGACGGAAAAGCTCGTCAATTAGAGTTTGATGTCATCACTACAGGTAAATATAAAGATGGGGCAGCTTATGAAGCCGGTACTATTATAAAATTTAATGCTAGTGAAAAACGTATTATCAAAAAAGCTGTCATTTCAATTGATGATGTCCCTAATAATATAAAAAATAAATTACAATAA
- the mgtA gene encoding magnesium-translocating P-type ATPase → MTKKNYLEFATETITQLFKRLNSSPKGLHTKDVELNRETFGENILSHGKRTPFIVEIVKAYITPFTLVLITLAIISFITDFVLAAPEERDLFGVFIITLMVLVSGTMTLIQSVKSGKAAEKLKSLVKVTTNVQRDGTYNEIPIEEVVCGDVIRLAAGDMIPADLRLINSKDLFISQSSLTGESYPVEKNAHTIIHEPQSDTSYDNLVFMGSDVISGSAEAIVIATGNNTMFGSIADSLAEKPVQTSFEIGINKTSMLLIKFMAVMAPLVVILNGITINNWMEAFLFGLSVAVGLTPEMLPMIVTTNLVKGSNKMAKEGTIIKNLNAIQNFGAIDILCTDKTGTLTQDKIILEYHLDCNGQEDDRVLRHAYLNSYYQTGLKNLLDVAIIEGAKEQLDLTSFNYTKVDEIPFDFERRRMSVVMEDQSGKRQMITKGAIEEMLAISSYVEYNNSIVPITEEERRNILEKVEDLNRDGMRVLGVSQKTNPSVEGEFSIKDESEMVLIGYLAFLDPPKETTKAALQALKEHGVGVKVFTGDNELVTRTVCQQVGLEIDTIISGDELSRLSQTEMKEIIETHHIFVKLNPTQKSQLVKLLRENGHTVGFMGDGINDAAAMKEADVGISVDTAVDIAKESADVILLEKDLMVLEKGILSGREIFGNIMKYVKTTASSNFGNMFSVLAASIMLPFIPMLPIQILFLNLIYDLSCISIPWDKMDNEYLEKPKKWDASSIGKFMFWFGPTSSVFDITTFILMFYVICPQVMGGSYASLDPVQKVGFIALFHAGWFVESLWTQTLVLHALRTPKIPFLQSNASFIMTTITTLGILVGTILPFTSFGTNLDLAPLPGNYWTWLVVTVIAYLLLVTIVKHFYIKKYGELL, encoded by the coding sequence ATGACAAAAAAAAATTATTTAGAATTTGCAACAGAGACAATTACCCAACTATTCAAGCGTTTAAACAGTTCTCCCAAAGGTTTACATACTAAAGATGTTGAACTAAATCGTGAGACATTTGGCGAAAATATTCTATCACATGGTAAAAGAACACCTTTCATTGTAGAAATTGTTAAAGCTTATATTACACCATTTACCCTTGTATTAATTACATTGGCAATTATTTCATTTATTACAGATTTTGTCTTAGCTGCACCTGAAGAACGTGATTTATTTGGGGTATTTATCATCACATTAATGGTATTAGTTAGTGGTACAATGACCTTGATTCAATCAGTTAAATCAGGCAAAGCTGCGGAGAAATTAAAATCGCTTGTAAAAGTCACCACCAATGTTCAAAGAGACGGGACTTATAACGAAATCCCCATTGAAGAAGTTGTTTGCGGTGATGTGATTAGGTTAGCCGCAGGTGATATGATTCCTGCTGATTTACGTCTAATTAATAGTAAAGACTTATTCATTTCACAATCTTCTCTAACAGGTGAAAGCTATCCTGTTGAAAAAAACGCTCATACTATTATTCATGAGCCTCAAAGTGATACTTCTTATGACAATTTAGTTTTCATGGGAAGTGACGTTATCAGTGGTAGCGCTGAAGCAATTGTGATCGCAACTGGTAATAACACAATGTTTGGTTCAATAGCAGATAGCCTAGCTGAAAAACCTGTACAAACAAGCTTTGAAATTGGTATTAACAAGACCTCTATGCTCTTGATTAAATTCATGGCAGTGATGGCACCTCTAGTTGTCATCCTTAACGGGATTACCATTAATAATTGGATGGAAGCATTTTTATTTGGGTTATCTGTAGCGGTCGGATTAACACCTGAAATGTTACCGATGATTGTCACCACCAACTTAGTTAAAGGGTCTAACAAGATGGCCAAAGAAGGAACGATCATCAAAAATCTAAATGCCATTCAAAATTTTGGTGCAATAGATATTCTTTGTACCGATAAAACAGGAACATTAACACAAGATAAAATTATTCTTGAATATCATTTAGACTGTAATGGGCAAGAAGACGATCGTGTCTTACGACATGCCTACTTAAACAGTTACTATCAAACAGGGCTTAAAAATCTGCTTGATGTAGCAATTATTGAAGGCGCTAAGGAGCAATTAGATCTTACTTCATTTAACTATACAAAAGTCGATGAAATTCCTTTTGATTTCGAACGCCGTCGTATGAGTGTCGTCATGGAAGATCAATCAGGCAAACGTCAAATGATTACTAAAGGAGCTATTGAAGAAATGTTAGCCATCTCTTCATATGTTGAATATAACAATAGCATCGTACCGATTACCGAGGAAGAACGTCGTAATATTTTAGAAAAAGTAGAAGATTTAAATCGAGATGGTATGCGCGTATTAGGCGTCTCTCAAAAAACAAATCCAAGTGTTGAAGGAGAATTTTCTATAAAAGACGAATCTGAGATGGTCTTAATCGGTTACTTAGCCTTCTTAGATCCACCAAAAGAAACAACAAAAGCGGCTCTCCAAGCACTAAAAGAACACGGTGTTGGGGTCAAAGTCTTTACCGGAGATAACGAATTAGTAACTAGAACCGTGTGCCAACAAGTCGGATTAGAAATAGATACGATCATTTCAGGTGATGAGCTTTCACGATTATCTCAAACTGAAATGAAAGAAATTATCGAAACACATCATATTTTTGTCAAACTAAATCCTACCCAAAAATCACAGTTAGTCAAACTATTACGTGAGAATGGCCATACAGTTGGCTTCATGGGAGATGGTATTAACGATGCGGCAGCGATGAAAGAAGCTGATGTGGGTATTTCTGTCGATACAGCTGTCGATATCGCTAAAGAGAGTGCCGATGTTATTTTGCTAGAAAAAGATTTAATGGTGTTAGAAAAAGGTATCTTATCTGGTCGAGAAATTTTTGGAAATATTATGAAATACGTTAAGACAACTGCCAGCTCAAATTTTGGAAACATGTTTTCTGTGTTAGCTGCTAGTATAATGTTACCTTTCATTCCTATGCTACCTATTCAAATTTTATTTTTAAATTTAATTTATGATTTATCTTGCATTTCAATTCCTTGGGACAAAATGGATAACGAATATTTAGAAAAACCTAAAAAATGGGACGCATCAAGTATTGGTAAATTTATGTTTTGGTTTGGTCCAACTAGTTCGGTTTTTGATATTACTACCTTTATTCTAATGTTTTACGTCATTTGCCCACAAGTTATGGGTGGGTCATATGCCTCACTTGATCCCGTGCAAAAAGTCGGCTTTATTGCTTTATTCCATGCGGGTTGGTTTGTAGAATCTCTGTGGACACAAACGCTGGTGCTTCACGCATTAAGAACACCAAAAATCCCATTCTTACAAAGTAATGCGTCATTTATTATGACGACAATTACCACACTAGGTATCTTGGTAGGAACTATCTTACCGTTTACTTCTTTTGGCACAAACTTAGACCTAGCACCACTGCCAGGAAACTATTGGACTTGGTTAGTAGTAACCGTTATTGCTTACTTATTATTGGTAACGATTGTTAAACATTTCTATATCAAAAAATACGGTGAACTCTTATAA
- a CDS encoding DMT family transporter yields the protein MAWMYLILAGLFEMVGVSLINKFNNEKSWQSVLYLLIGFGASFYFLNLAMNEITMGTAYAIWTGIGAAGGAVMGMLFYGEAKDWRRIICLFLIIGSAIGLKLVS from the coding sequence ATGGCATGGATGTATTTGATTTTAGCAGGTTTATTTGAAATGGTAGGCGTTTCTTTAATTAATAAATTTAATAATGAAAAATCATGGCAATCTGTCTTGTATTTATTGATAGGATTTGGTGCAAGTTTTTACTTTTTGAATTTAGCAATGAATGAGATTACTATGGGGACTGCTTATGCTATCTGGACGGGTATTGGTGCTGCTGGCGGTGCTGTCATGGGGATGTTATTTTATGGTGAAGCTAAAGATTGGCGAAGAATTATTTGTTTATTCTTAATTATCGGCTCAGCAATTGGGTTGAAATTAGTTTCTTAA
- a CDS encoding helix-turn-helix domain-containing protein — MRELLGDKDNRRLQVIEAIYLNPGMSIEQIADKLTLTSMQVQIDIGFLNKPLTPLEIEVTKDKKCFLHIPQHLSSKVIYQVFLEHNLNFKLLEAILYKEYEHYEELANELFISQATLKRTISFVNGCFKPHGISIKSRPVRIEGNEANIRAFYLFYLQERYPDDQYPFEERIQIFSKDLVNLFIEKFPSDMFNYASKTRMKRYVAVSLLRETKHHEFEHEAIPKDLEDLVEDEINRYVNKEKFEYIFKMPLTPQLYQGLFLQYINYRHAFSIRDYRERISLVSENHEIFEGIKQTVEAISQQFDITLSNKDSLLIRLYNVMSIGAHLTITPYVIYPNRKIFLLFSQSLKATILDTSKALFNQYIPMVAGQNEAYFYEFLYLLVTHWPNFYQKITNQVSPCHVGLFFNSDVEHMYYTKANLEFIFGKKINVTIIESDSLEELSEKSNRVDLLIINFILPELIKLEVPYVSVVDGLGENENRQILHLIDTIYYDNMYNK; from the coding sequence ATGAGAGAGCTATTAGGTGATAAAGATAATAGACGTTTACAAGTAATAGAAGCTATTTATTTGAATCCGGGAATGTCAATTGAACAGATAGCCGATAAACTAACACTCACTTCCATGCAGGTTCAAATTGATATTGGTTTTTTAAATAAACCATTAACACCTTTAGAAATTGAAGTAACCAAAGATAAAAAATGTTTTTTACATATACCACAACATTTATCGTCCAAAGTAATTTATCAAGTCTTTTTGGAGCATAACCTTAACTTTAAATTGTTGGAAGCGATTCTCTATAAAGAATATGAACATTATGAAGAATTAGCTAATGAGTTATTTATTTCACAGGCAACGTTGAAACGTACAATTAGCTTTGTTAATGGGTGTTTTAAACCTCATGGGATATCCATTAAATCACGACCTGTAAGAATTGAAGGTAATGAAGCTAATATTAGAGCATTTTATCTTTTTTATCTGCAAGAACGTTATCCAGACGATCAGTATCCTTTTGAAGAAAGAATTCAGATATTTTCTAAAGACTTAGTTAATTTATTTATTGAAAAATTTCCAAGTGATATGTTTAATTATGCGAGTAAAACAAGAATGAAACGATATGTTGCTGTTTCTTTATTAAGGGAAACAAAACATCATGAATTTGAACATGAGGCGATTCCTAAAGACTTAGAAGATTTAGTAGAAGATGAAATTAATCGGTATGTGAATAAGGAGAAATTTGAATATATTTTTAAAATGCCTTTAACACCACAACTGTATCAAGGGTTATTTTTACAGTATATTAATTATCGCCACGCTTTTTCAATTAGAGATTATCGAGAAAGGATTTCATTAGTCTCAGAAAATCATGAGATATTTGAAGGAATCAAACAAACAGTTGAAGCCATTAGCCAACAGTTTGATATTACGCTTAGTAACAAGGATAGTTTACTCATTCGTTTGTATAATGTTATGTCAATTGGGGCTCATTTAACGATTACCCCGTATGTCATTTATCCTAATCGAAAAATTTTTCTTTTGTTTAGTCAGTCTTTGAAGGCAACAATATTAGACACATCAAAGGCATTATTTAATCAGTATATTCCAATGGTTGCTGGACAAAATGAAGCTTATTTTTATGAGTTTTTATACTTATTAGTTACGCATTGGCCAAATTTTTATCAAAAAATTACCAATCAAGTCTCTCCTTGTCATGTAGGTTTGTTTTTTAATAGTGATGTTGAACATATGTATTACACAAAAGCAAATTTAGAATTTATTTTTGGTAAAAAAATTAATGTAACTATTATAGAATCCGATTCGCTAGAAGAGTTATCAGAAAAAAGTAACAGGGTGGATTTGTTGATTATCAACTTTATCTTACCTGAACTAATAAAGTTAGAGGTTCCTTATGTTAGTGTGGTAGATGGCCTTGGAGAAAATGAGAATAGACAGATTCTTCACTTAATCGATACTATTTATTATGACAATATGTACAATAAATAG